A single region of the Rhodococcus sp. W8901 genome encodes:
- a CDS encoding DEAD/DEAH box helicase, which yields MGSVHEVIEAFRQAPSNSERGTKFEQLMVRYFELDPLLSQQYDQVWRWTDWPGRDGKPDTGIDLVARERDTGAFTAVQCKFYEPTHTLAKGDIDSFFTASGKKPFTNRVIISTTDRWGKNAEAALEDQHTPVQRIGLAEIAESPIDWDIAWPAGELHVELTEAKRHDPRPHQQAAIDAVFAGFEAGNDRGKLIMACGTGKTFTALKIAERTALEQSGSARILFAVPSISLLSQTLREWTAQTQLDLRAFAVCSDTKVSRAAEDIGAVDVAIPVTTDPATLAAEMGHRKRAKGLTVVFTTYQSLPVVAKAQQQGVDGFDLVICDEAHRTTGVTLAGEDESNFVKVHDGDFLKASRRLYMTATPRLFDDKVKDQAAEHSAELASMDDETVYGPEFHRLSFGDAVERGLLTDYKVIVLTVDENLVASPLQAQLAGEFSELKLDDASKIVGCWNGLAKRAGRSPDGTGFAPGEPPMRRAVVFAKDIAASKQVAEVFPSVVDAYRDLLEENENDGHAVSSTNRDLACSVHHVDGTFNALQRNAELSWLKAPVPEGECRILTNARCLSEGVDVPALDAVMFLNPRNSVVDVVQSVGRVMRKADGKDYGYIILPVAVPVGVSPSQALSDNRRFKVVWQVLNALRAHDDRFNAMVNSIALNATTEAKKTGKGSTMLMGDHIGPVSSDNESVAGTGSSTDATGTTDAPSSVAEGGADGGQMATQMALFSLSEWQEAIVAKIVDKVGTRAYWEDWAADVADIAAAQITRIRHLLAGASPEVAAAFERFHQGLKDNLNDSISRDDAISMLSQHLITKPVFDALFAEHDFASHNPVSKVMEAMVATLGDSGLEAETAKLDGFYASVRTRAAEVTTADGKQKVIAELYEKFFRLGFRKQSEALGIVYTPVEVVDFILRAADHASRDAFGRGLTDEDVHILDPFTGTGTFMTRLLQSGLIDPADLARKYACELHANEIMLLAYYIAAVNIESTYHALIGKEAASEYVPFEGIVLADTFQITEDGDSLDAVMFPQNNDRIIRQNAIPINVVVGNPPYSVGQDSANDNNENVAYPTLDGRIRETYLADRGRGGSNSLFDSYIRAFRWATDRIGDAGIVAFVSNGGWIDGNTAAGLRMSLTDEYSRIYVYNLRGNQRTAGELSRKEGGKVFGSGSRNTVAILIGVKNPAYVGLCEIFYRDIGDYLSREDKLRIVDDGNLATVDWQAITPNTHGDWINQRNDAFEGWPAIGEKHVVTSCTVFDSYSRGLETGRDVWVYNYSAPKVEQNCRATLEFYSHVEGLYSTWLSEKGLGRKKESRDRFFKDCGDTVNDGHKISWTLSLKNRLISNRPASFAPDGLVVGSYRPFCKQNVYFDRTLNHIVGLTPSMFPTPHHKNIGIVLTAPASHFEFTPFMTDLLPNLHLLDTGQFFPRWTYSKAESADGELDFAAADTAGVDEHGYRRVDNITDGILALYRGAVGDQVTKDDIFYYVYGLLHDPAYRETYAADLKKMLPHIPTPEFRDRFEQLVAAGRKLADLHVNYGTVEPYDLDVQLKKDVSAEDRETWRVSKMKWGKKRDPETGKNVDDRTSIVFNPKVTIAGIPEAAERYMLGSRSALAWIIDRYQVKTDKASGIVNDPNDWCDERDDPRYIVDLIKRVTTVAVETMTIVDSLAIASVLRQGDL from the coding sequence ATGGGTTCTGTTCACGAGGTCATCGAGGCGTTCCGTCAGGCGCCGTCGAACTCGGAACGGGGCACGAAGTTCGAGCAGTTGATGGTCCGCTACTTCGAGCTCGATCCGTTGTTGTCGCAGCAGTACGACCAGGTGTGGCGGTGGACGGATTGGCCCGGCCGGGACGGGAAGCCCGATACCGGGATCGACCTGGTCGCCCGGGAGCGCGACACCGGCGCGTTCACGGCGGTCCAGTGCAAGTTCTACGAACCCACCCACACGCTCGCCAAGGGCGATATCGATTCATTTTTCACGGCGTCGGGGAAGAAGCCGTTCACGAACCGGGTGATCATCTCGACCACCGACCGGTGGGGGAAGAACGCTGAGGCGGCGCTCGAGGATCAGCACACCCCGGTGCAGCGGATCGGGTTGGCGGAGATCGCAGAGTCCCCGATCGACTGGGACATCGCCTGGCCGGCCGGTGAACTGCACGTCGAACTCACCGAGGCCAAGCGCCACGATCCGCGCCCGCACCAGCAGGCAGCCATCGATGCCGTGTTTGCCGGGTTCGAGGCTGGCAACGACCGCGGCAAGCTGATCATGGCGTGCGGCACCGGCAAGACGTTCACCGCGCTCAAGATCGCCGAACGCACCGCGCTCGAGCAGAGCGGGTCGGCCCGGATCCTGTTCGCGGTGCCGTCGATCTCCCTGCTCTCGCAGACCTTGCGGGAGTGGACCGCGCAGACCCAGCTGGACCTGCGGGCGTTCGCGGTGTGCTCGGACACGAAGGTCTCCCGCGCCGCCGAGGACATCGGCGCGGTCGATGTCGCGATCCCGGTCACCACCGACCCGGCCACCCTCGCCGCCGAGATGGGGCACCGCAAACGGGCCAAGGGCCTGACGGTGGTGTTCACCACTTATCAGTCCCTGCCCGTCGTCGCGAAGGCGCAGCAGCAGGGGGTGGACGGGTTCGATCTGGTGATCTGCGACGAGGCGCACCGCACCACCGGCGTCACGTTGGCAGGGGAGGACGAGTCGAACTTCGTCAAGGTGCACGACGGCGACTTCCTCAAAGCGTCACGCCGGCTGTACATGACGGCAACCCCGCGGCTGTTCGACGACAAGGTCAAGGACCAGGCCGCCGAGCATTCGGCCGAACTCGCCTCGATGGACGACGAGACCGTCTACGGCCCCGAGTTCCACCGCCTGTCGTTCGGGGACGCGGTCGAACGCGGCCTGCTCACCGACTACAAGGTGATCGTGCTGACCGTCGACGAGAACCTGGTCGCCTCCCCGCTGCAGGCCCAGCTGGCCGGTGAGTTCTCCGAACTCAAGCTCGACGACGCCTCGAAGATCGTCGGCTGCTGGAACGGTCTCGCCAAACGTGCCGGCCGCTCCCCGGACGGCACCGGGTTCGCGCCGGGGGAGCCACCGATGCGACGTGCGGTGGTGTTCGCCAAGGACATCGCCGCCTCCAAGCAGGTCGCCGAGGTGTTCCCGTCCGTGGTGGATGCGTATCGGGACCTGCTCGAGGAGAACGAGAACGACGGACATGCGGTGTCGTCGACGAACCGGGACCTGGCGTGCTCGGTGCATCACGTGGACGGCACGTTCAACGCCCTGCAGCGCAACGCCGAACTCTCGTGGTTGAAGGCCCCGGTGCCGGAGGGGGAGTGCCGGATCCTGACCAACGCCCGCTGCCTGTCTGAGGGAGTGGACGTGCCGGCGCTGGATGCGGTGATGTTCCTCAACCCCCGCAACTCCGTCGTCGACGTGGTGCAGTCCGTGGGTCGGGTGATGAGGAAGGCCGACGGCAAGGACTACGGCTACATCATCCTGCCCGTCGCCGTCCCTGTCGGCGTGTCCCCGTCGCAGGCGTTGTCGGACAACCGCCGCTTCAAGGTCGTGTGGCAGGTCCTCAACGCGCTCCGCGCGCACGACGACCGGTTCAACGCGATGGTCAACTCCATCGCCCTCAACGCCACCACCGAGGCGAAGAAGACCGGCAAGGGCTCGACCATGTTGATGGGCGACCACATCGGCCCCGTGAGCAGCGACAACGAATCCGTCGCCGGCACCGGTTCGTCCACCGATGCCACCGGCACCACCGATGCGCCCAGTTCTGTGGCCGAAGGTGGCGCAGATGGTGGGCAGATGGCGACGCAGATGGCGTTGTTCTCGCTGTCGGAGTGGCAGGAAGCGATCGTCGCGAAGATCGTCGACAAGGTCGGTACCCGTGCCTACTGGGAAGACTGGGCCGCCGACGTCGCCGACATCGCCGCCGCCCAGATCACCCGCATCCGGCACTTGCTGGCCGGGGCGTCCCCGGAGGTGGCGGCGGCGTTCGAGAGGTTCCATCAGGGGCTGAAGGACAATCTCAACGACTCCATCAGCCGCGATGACGCGATTTCGATGCTCTCGCAGCATCTGATCACCAAGCCGGTGTTCGACGCCCTGTTCGCCGAACACGATTTCGCCTCCCACAACCCTGTCTCGAAGGTGATGGAGGCGATGGTCGCCACCCTCGGCGACTCCGGATTGGAGGCCGAGACTGCGAAACTCGACGGCTTCTACGCCTCCGTCCGCACCCGCGCCGCCGAGGTGACCACCGCGGACGGCAAGCAGAAGGTGATCGCCGAACTCTACGAGAAGTTCTTCCGTCTCGGCTTCCGCAAGCAGTCCGAAGCCCTCGGCATCGTCTACACCCCTGTCGAAGTCGTCGACTTCATCCTCCGCGCCGCCGACCACGCGTCCCGGGATGCGTTCGGCCGCGGCCTGACCGACGAAGATGTTCATATCCTGGATCCGTTCACCGGCACCGGCACCTTCATGACCCGGCTACTGCAGTCCGGACTCATCGACCCCGCCGATCTGGCCCGCAAGTACGCGTGCGAGTTGCACGCCAACGAGATCATGCTGCTTGCCTACTACATCGCGGCGGTGAACATCGAGTCCACCTACCACGCCCTCATCGGCAAAGAGGCTGCCTCCGAGTATGTTCCGTTCGAGGGCATCGTGCTTGCGGACACCTTCCAGATCACCGAGGACGGCGACAGCCTCGACGCGGTGATGTTCCCGCAGAACAACGACCGCATCATCCGTCAGAACGCAATCCCGATCAACGTGGTGGTCGGCAACCCGCCGTACTCGGTAGGCCAAGACTCTGCCAACGACAACAATGAGAACGTCGCGTACCCCACATTGGACGGCCGGATACGAGAGACATATCTGGCAGATCGTGGACGCGGCGGCAGCAACTCGTTGTTCGACTCGTACATTCGTGCGTTCAGATGGGCGACCGACCGTATCGGCGACGCCGGGATCGTCGCGTTCGTCTCCAATGGCGGTTGGATCGACGGCAACACCGCGGCTGGGCTACGGATGTCCCTCACCGACGAGTACTCCCGTATCTACGTCTACAACCTCCGTGGCAACCAGCGCACCGCTGGCGAACTTTCCCGCAAGGAGGGCGGCAAGGTATTTGGCTCCGGCAGTCGCAATACAGTCGCGATCCTTATTGGTGTCAAGAACCCCGCCTACGTTGGCCTCTGTGAGATCTTCTACCGCGACATCGGCGACTACCTCAGCCGCGAGGACAAACTCCGTATTGTCGACGACGGCAACCTCGCGACCGTCGACTGGCAGGCCATCACCCCGAATACCCACGGAGACTGGATCAATCAGCGCAACGACGCGTTCGAGGGGTGGCCTGCGATCGGAGAGAAGCACGTCGTGACGAGTTGCACGGTGTTCGACTCGTATTCAAGAGGCTTGGAGACGGGACGCGACGTCTGGGTCTACAACTACTCCGCGCCGAAGGTTGAGCAGAACTGTCGGGCCACTCTCGAGTTCTATTCGCACGTCGAGGGTCTCTACTCAACTTGGCTGAGCGAGAAGGGGCTTGGCAGAAAGAAGGAGAGCCGTGATCGCTTCTTCAAGGACTGCGGAGATACGGTCAACGACGGCCATAAGATCAGCTGGACCCTGAGCCTCAAGAATCGGCTGATCTCCAATCGTCCGGCCAGCTTCGCTCCAGACGGACTGGTCGTGGGCTCGTACCGCCCCTTCTGCAAACAGAACGTCTACTTCGACCGCACGTTGAACCACATCGTTGGCCTCACTCCGTCGATGTTCCCCACACCACACCACAAGAACATCGGGATCGTGCTGACGGCACCGGCGTCGCACTTCGAGTTCACACCGTTCATGACGGACCTTCTGCCGAACCTGCATCTGCTCGATACCGGACAGTTCTTCCCTCGCTGGACCTACAGCAAGGCTGAATCGGCTGATGGTGAACTCGACTTCGCGGCGGCAGACACTGCTGGCGTCGACGAGCACGGCTACCGTCGGGTCGACAACATCACCGACGGCATCCTCGCTCTCTACCGCGGCGCGGTCGGCGACCAGGTCACGAAGGACGACATCTTCTACTACGTCTACGGTCTGCTCCACGACCCCGCCTACCGCGAAACCTACGCCGCGGATCTGAAGAAGATGCTCCCGCACATCCCGACGCCCGAGTTTCGGGACCGGTTCGAGCAGTTGGTCGCTGCCGGCAGGAAGCTGGCGGACCTGCACGTGAACTACGGGACCGTGGAGCCGTACGACCTCGATGTGCAGCTGAAGAAGGACGTCTCAGCGGAGGATCGTGAGACATGGCGGGTGTCGAAGATGAAGTGGGGCAAGAAGAGGGACCCCGAGACCGGCAAGAACGTCGACGACCGAACCAGCATCGTCTTCAACCCGAAGGTCACCATCGCGGGCATCCCCGAGGCTGCTGAACGGTACATGCTCGGCTCCCGGTCAGCGTTGGCGTGGATCATCGATCGCTACCAGGTCAAGACCGACAAGGCGTCCGGGATCGTCAACGACCCCAACGACTGGTGCGACGAGCGCGACGACCCGCGCTACATCGTCGATCTGATCAAGCGGGTGACCACCGTTGCGGTCGAGACGATGACGATCGTCGACTCGTTGGCAATCGCGTCGGTGCTGAGACAAGGGGACCTGTGA
- a CDS encoding helix-turn-helix domain-containing protein, with translation MGTTGIGVAAAVLSFTALSDLAARSGVAVPALWPAIVDGVVVVATVAVVAGAGRYAWGLLIVGALVSVAGNALHAALPDEALPVWLRATVAAVPPVALVAVTHLAVRLRRASSATQTAACDTSVRTSDPICDSGGDEDLVGGGDEYHGTALALTEPTVASPAASRRDTVAPVDEDVAADARSDDAARALAIELLVGGMPAQDVADQVGVHRTTVYRWKRKHCQSVSL, from the coding sequence GTGGGAACCACCGGCATCGGTGTTGCTGCGGCGGTGCTGTCATTCACGGCCTTGAGCGATCTCGCCGCTCGCTCCGGTGTCGCGGTTCCTGCGTTGTGGCCCGCGATAGTCGATGGCGTAGTCGTTGTTGCGACTGTCGCTGTAGTCGCGGGCGCTGGGCGTTACGCCTGGGGACTGTTAATCGTCGGTGCATTGGTCTCGGTTGCGGGGAACGCGTTGCATGCCGCGCTTCCCGATGAGGCGCTACCCGTGTGGCTTCGTGCGACAGTCGCCGCAGTTCCACCTGTAGCGCTCGTCGCAGTCACACATCTTGCGGTGCGTCTGCGACGAGCGTCGTCTGCTACTCAGACTGCAGCGTGCGACACCTCGGTCCGGACAAGCGATCCAATCTGCGATAGCGGCGGAGACGAGGATCTGGTCGGTGGGGGTGACGAGTACCACGGCACGGCGCTTGCTCTGACCGAGCCGACCGTGGCCAGTCCCGCGGCTTCGCGCCGCGACACGGTTGCGCCTGTCGACGAGGACGTTGCAGCTGACGCTCGTAGTGACGACGCTGCCCGTGCTCTCGCGATCGAACTTCTGGTTGGAGGAATGCCAGCTCAGGATGTCGCCGACCAGGTTGGCGTCCACAGAACCACCGTCTACCGGTGGAAGCGGAAGCACTGTCAGTCTGTGTCGCTGTGA
- a CDS encoding helix-turn-helix transcriptional regulator codes for MHTSEDYWLSREEVAGRLKVPPKTLAQWATQKKGPRFSKIGRFARYKFSDIVAWEDNQVTGGAA; via the coding sequence ATGCACACCAGCGAGGACTACTGGCTGAGTCGCGAAGAGGTCGCGGGTCGGCTGAAGGTGCCCCCGAAGACGTTGGCGCAGTGGGCAACGCAGAAGAAAGGACCGCGCTTCTCGAAGATTGGCCGATTCGCCCGCTACAAATTCAGCGACATTGTCGCCTGGGAGGACAACCAGGTCACCGGCGGCGCGGCCTGA
- a CDS encoding helix-turn-helix domain-containing protein, producing MDADEAVGKRIEDLRSARGLSQGQLSDLVRAAGLNWSQGTVSRVEAGTRPVRFTEAFTVAKALGVEVVALAHTGGGLEYVYQQDLGTVIAARRHLRKSERQVEQSIAMAQVMRFAVELSEGRQGPYVVHSSTASITYWLAGHLRTPVEGVLELLGIPRAVADHQLARADSDFQSIEKSGLDPEWDGPDYAPNLGEWIRRHMDDNGSDPALQDSQGWRDLLDDLHDQLRSAAVVSLWRRYFPFVTEVPHVWYGGMTKDTPPIVEGIDTTDIDEQMNLPVQFLLPASALEVLDGHRY from the coding sequence GTGGACGCAGACGAAGCAGTTGGCAAGCGAATCGAGGATCTGAGAAGCGCCCGGGGGCTCAGCCAGGGGCAACTGTCGGACCTAGTCCGTGCAGCCGGCCTGAACTGGTCACAAGGAACGGTCTCGCGAGTCGAGGCAGGGACTCGCCCAGTTCGGTTCACCGAAGCATTCACTGTGGCCAAGGCTCTCGGCGTTGAAGTCGTAGCGTTGGCACACACAGGTGGCGGGCTTGAGTACGTCTACCAGCAGGATCTCGGCACGGTCATTGCGGCGCGGCGACACCTACGGAAGAGCGAAAGGCAGGTCGAACAATCGATCGCCATGGCTCAGGTCATGCGGTTCGCGGTCGAACTTTCCGAGGGTCGACAGGGCCCGTACGTCGTGCACTCGTCGACTGCCTCAATTACATACTGGCTAGCAGGCCATCTGCGGACACCCGTAGAGGGTGTGCTGGAACTGTTGGGTATCCCGCGGGCGGTCGCCGACCACCAGTTGGCCCGCGCCGACAGCGACTTTCAATCCATCGAAAAGTCCGGCCTCGACCCGGAATGGGACGGGCCCGACTACGCGCCGAACCTTGGCGAGTGGATCCGTCGCCACATGGACGACAACGGATCAGACCCAGCTCTGCAAGATAGCCAGGGATGGAGGGACCTGCTTGACGATCTCCACGACCAACTGCGCTCAGCTGCAGTAGTCAGCCTGTGGCGTCGCTACTTCCCGTTCGTAACGGAGGTCCCGCATGTTTGGTACGGCGGAATGACGAAGGACACACCCCCCATCGTCGAGGGAATCGACACCACCGACATTGACGAGCAGATGAATCTGCCCGTGCAATTTCTTCTGCCCGCATCTGCGCTAGAAGTACTAGACGGACATAGGTACTAG
- a CDS encoding tyrosine-type recombinase/integrase, producing MAAGRPPLRIGQHGKITRRDLGGGVWLAHCRFRDTDGVVRRVERRTPAGRRDQHGKVAERELLDHLDARRAPSEEDVTDATTITALVRTYLGRLEEEGRSAATMDTYRFAAGKLESKIGGVRVGEATAGRIDTAIRAMAKAHGPTMARQAKTILRGALGIAVIAGAVDSNPVRDVSPIKSKTPPKGARPLTADELRALLVALGESEYCAANDLVDPITLLIATGLRRSELLALRWSDVDDEAGTVTVSGKVVRAKGAGLQRVQAAKTAAGLRTIALPLFALEALKRRADEPQLGQLGVIFPSTSGTLRDPNNFGKQWRKVRDDLGVPEVTTHSFRKALATLIDEGGLSARVGADHLGHRHVSMTMDRYMSRGRTHTAVADLLDSVVAVNDE from the coding sequence ATGGCCGCCGGTAGACCGCCGCTGCGGATCGGGCAGCACGGGAAGATCACCCGGCGCGACCTCGGCGGCGGAGTCTGGCTGGCGCACTGCCGGTTCCGCGACACAGACGGCGTCGTCCGTCGCGTCGAGCGGCGCACGCCCGCCGGCCGCCGGGACCAGCACGGGAAGGTCGCCGAGCGGGAGCTGCTAGACCACCTCGACGCACGCCGAGCGCCGAGCGAGGAGGACGTCACCGACGCGACGACCATCACCGCACTGGTCCGGACGTACCTCGGCCGTCTCGAAGAGGAGGGGCGGTCGGCCGCGACGATGGACACCTATAGGTTCGCCGCCGGGAAACTCGAGAGCAAGATCGGCGGCGTGCGGGTGGGTGAGGCCACGGCCGGACGAATCGACACGGCCATACGTGCGATGGCCAAAGCGCACGGGCCGACGATGGCGCGGCAGGCGAAGACGATCCTTCGCGGCGCCCTCGGCATCGCGGTGATCGCCGGGGCAGTGGACTCGAACCCCGTGCGCGATGTCTCCCCCATCAAGTCCAAGACGCCTCCGAAGGGGGCACGGCCGCTCACGGCCGACGAGCTGCGCGCGCTGCTCGTCGCGCTCGGCGAGTCGGAGTACTGCGCGGCGAACGATCTGGTCGACCCGATCACGCTGTTGATCGCGACGGGCCTACGGCGGTCGGAGCTGCTCGCGCTGCGGTGGTCCGACGTCGATGACGAGGCCGGCACCGTGACCGTGTCAGGAAAGGTCGTCCGGGCAAAGGGCGCCGGGTTGCAGCGCGTCCAGGCGGCGAAGACAGCAGCGGGACTGCGGACCATCGCCTTGCCGCTGTTCGCGCTCGAGGCGTTGAAGCGTCGGGCCGACGAGCCGCAGCTCGGGCAGCTCGGCGTGATCTTCCCGTCAACGTCCGGAACCCTGCGCGACCCGAACAACTTCGGGAAGCAGTGGCGGAAGGTCCGCGACGACCTCGGGGTGCCGGAGGTGACGACGCACAGTTTCCGCAAGGCGCTCGCCACGCTCATTGACGAAGGCGGCCTGTCGGCCCGCGTGGGCGCCGATCACCTCGGGCATCGACATGTCAGCATGACGATGGACCGGTACATGAGTCGTGGCCGGACGCACACCGCGGTGGCGGATCTGCTGGACAGTGTCGTCGCCGTAAACGACGAATAA
- a CDS encoding 3'-5' exonuclease: MKNWTTRPICAFDLETTGRDPLSARIVTACVVTVEGGRPRSRNWIVDPGVDIPEDASSIHGISTAHAREHGTDYAVGYREIRQALTDAWAAGYAVVAFNASYDLTVMDAEGRRLGLPPMDDYGLVVDPYVIDREVDRYRRGKRTLGALCEHYGIELGSAHEAESDALAAAELAQILPQRFPELAALDDVMTSQAGWHAERQRDFAEYLQREGRDASDVDGQWPIRLAA; the protein is encoded by the coding sequence TTGAAGAACTGGACCACCCGACCGATCTGCGCGTTCGATCTGGAAACAACTGGCCGAGACCCGCTCTCGGCGCGAATCGTCACCGCATGCGTGGTCACCGTCGAGGGTGGGCGGCCCCGGTCACGCAACTGGATCGTCGATCCGGGTGTCGACATCCCCGAGGACGCCAGCTCCATCCACGGCATCTCGACGGCCCACGCGCGCGAGCACGGCACGGATTACGCAGTCGGGTACCGGGAGATCCGGCAGGCCCTCACCGACGCGTGGGCGGCCGGCTACGCCGTCGTCGCGTTCAACGCCTCGTACGACCTCACCGTGATGGACGCCGAGGGCCGCCGCCTCGGTCTGCCACCGATGGACGACTACGGGCTCGTCGTCGACCCGTACGTGATCGATCGGGAGGTCGACCGCTACCGCCGCGGCAAGCGCACGCTGGGCGCGCTGTGCGAGCACTACGGGATCGAGTTGGGGTCGGCGCACGAGGCGGAGTCCGACGCCCTCGCTGCCGCCGAACTGGCGCAGATCCTGCCGCAGCGGTTCCCCGAACTCGCCGCGCTCGACGACGTGATGACGAGTCAGGCAGGCTGGCATGCCGAGCGCCAGCGCGACTTCGCCGAGTACCTGCAGCGCGAGGGCCGCGACGCGTCGGACGTCGACGGGCAGTGGCCGATCCGGCTCGCGGCCTGA